A window of the Helianthus annuus cultivar XRQ/B chromosome 4, HanXRQr2.0-SUNRISE, whole genome shotgun sequence genome harbors these coding sequences:
- the LOC118491470 gene encoding replication protein A 70 kDa DNA-binding subunit B-like, with product MSGSSVQTLSSGKKSDGEPPSLSLSFIDDLNPSKDMWNLKCRIIRKWVQSFRMDLILLDEKGRKIQAGIKAPLIPMFISQLHEDEVVILSRFGVGENTDAYKVINHDVAGIVVSCGDMEIFPNERKKMNLDVQDVQREVVRCTLWNMYAQEFNDFLSQNSPNETVMAVIQHARIRKWQVICNELLDMHIVSCWSIYCSDLLVKQFEAGASSSQAILSSQSVFPVRQEFLIETPKRHVDEIIEIDSGMPCVVVATIKIVQQNYGWFYSACRDCNKKVLTKIEYLQYAKTISDEVMNLSPSSLVFPKCDKECTSITIKFKVHLRVQDETGSVSFMMFDKDVMKLIGSTANDIRERQVKLDDTETFPHEISRLVEKKLAFKIEVSDYNLNHDYHVYTIQKVCDDPDIIAELVGGNGNALEVADEVFSQEGSEIKAVQLSESSQMAGADISKDVVSVMADSSVVEAEKDSATSPNGKRSLQDVEGQNVGELSSNNKRKPSRLNT from the exons ATGTCCGGCTCTTCTGTGCAAACTCTGTCATCCGGCAAGAAATCCGACGGTGAACCCCCATCTTTGTCACTCAGTTTCATTGATGATTTGAATCCGTCTAAAGATATGTGGAATCTGAAGTGTCGAATCATCCGGAAATGGGTTCAGTCCTTTCGGATGGATCTGATCTTGCTCGATGAGAAG GGCCGTAAGATTCAGGCAGGGATTAAGGCTCCATTAATTCCTATGTTTATCTCACAGCTTCATGAGGATGAAGTTGTTATTCTCTCCAGATTTGGTGTTGGAGAAAACACTGATGCTTACAAAGTTATTAACCATG ATGTTGCTGGAATTGTTGTCTCGTGTGGAGATATGGAAATCTTTCCCAATGAAAGAAAAAAGATGAATTTGGATGTTCAAGATGTCCA GAGAGAGGTAGTCCGTTGTACTTTGTGGAATATGTATGCACAAGAATTTAATGATTTTTTGTCTCAAAACTCTCCGAATGAGACTGTGATGGCTGTCATTCAGCATGCGAGGATTAGGAAGTGGCAGG tGATTTGTAATGAATTGTTGGATATGCATATTGTTTCTTGCTGGTCAATATACTGTTCAGA tcTTTTAGTGAAACAATTTGAAGCTGGTGCTTCTTCTTCTCAAGCCATTCTTTCATCTCAGAGTGTGTTTCCAGTCCGTCAAGAATTTCTAATTGAGACTCCTAAGAGACATGTTGATGAAATTATTGAGATTGATAGT GGAATGCCATGTGTGGTAGTTGCAACGATcaaaattgttcaacaaaactATGGATGGTTTTATTCGGCATGTCGAGACTGTAACAAGAAGGTGTTGACCAAAATTGAGTACTTACAATATGCTAAAACCATTTCTGATGAGGTCATGAATCTGTCACCTTCTTCATTGGTTTTTCCGAAATGCGATAAAGAATGCACATCGATAACCATAAA GTTCAAAGTACATCTGAGAGTGCAAGATGAAACTGGCAGCGTTTCTTTTATGATGTTTGATAAAGATGTAATGAAGCTTATTGGTTCAACTGCGAATGATATAAGGGAACGCCAAGTGAAGCTTGATGATACTGAAACTTTTCCCCATGAAATATCACGGTTGGTTGAAAAGAAGTTGGCGTTTAAAATTGAAGTTTCTGATTACAACCTTAACCATGACTACCACGTCTACACTATCCAAAAAGTATGTGATGATCCGGACATAATTGCTGAATTGGTTGGTGGTAATGGAAATGCTCTTGAGGTTGCTGATGAG GTGTTTAGTCAAGAAGGTTCAGAAATTAAAGCTGTTCAATTATCTGAATCCTCACAGATGGCCGGTGCTGATATTTCAAAG GATGTTGTATCTGTTATGGCCGACTCTTCCGTTGTTGAAGCTGAGAAGGATTCGGCCACCAGTCCTAATGGTAAACGTTCGTTGCAGGATGTCGAAGGTCAAAATGTTGGGGAACTCTCTTCTAACAACAAAAGGAAGCCATCTAGGCTTAACACTTAG